The following coding sequences lie in one Takifugu flavidus isolate HTHZ2018 chromosome 4, ASM371156v2, whole genome shotgun sequence genomic window:
- the mdfic2 gene encoding myoD family inhibitor domain-containing protein 2 — protein sequence MDQMADEMTLRAEERDKGSVNTAEESSARVRGERLQSEGRGPEGPSEHGCAGTAGDRGAQQPNTCGSSSSSLFSLKTFRASSSSTDSLSSGPTNKDVDCAEMVLSCLFCHFYDLIRLLPASCETSTHNCCPSYRHVDAVAEATRGSDEDVCIDLDCGLFSSCQDASDCLELAMEVSEICYH from the exons ATGGACCAGATGGCAGATGAAATGACTCTGAGAGcggaggagagagacaaagggagCGTAAACACTGCTGAGGAGAGCTCAGCACGGGTGAGAGGAG AACGGTTGCAGAGTGAGGGCAGGGGCCCTGAAGGCCCCTCGGAACATGGGTGTGCGGGGACCGCTGGAGACAGAGGTGCTCAGCAGCCAAACACCTGTGGaagctcttcttcctctctgttctcccTGAAAACGTTCCGAGCGAGCTCGTCCTCCACGGACTCTCTGTCTTCCGGGCCGACCAACAAGGATG TTGACTGTGCTGAAATGGTCCTGAGCTGCCTCTTCTGCCACTTTTACGACCTGATTCGGCTCCTCCCTGCTTCCTGCGAGACGTCCACCCACAACTGCTGCCCCAGCTACAGACACGTGGACGCTGTGGCAGAGGCGACTCGGGGCAGCGATGAAGACGTCTGCATAGACCTGGACTGTGGTCTGTTCAGCTCCTGTCAGGATGCGAGCGACTGTCTGGAGTTGGCCATGGAGGTTTCTGAAATCTGCTATCATTAG